The following coding sequences are from one Triticum aestivum cultivar Chinese Spring chromosome 5A, IWGSC CS RefSeq v2.1, whole genome shotgun sequence window:
- the LOC123102708 gene encoding polyol transporter 5: protein MEQQHGQDSEAPLLAASKPDGAASSPPPRNRFPFFCAVLASMTSVLMGYNVAVMSGAQIFMAEDLGVSDTQIELLSGAINIYSLVGALLAGWTSDRLGRRLTIVLTNGFFLVGPLIMTLAGGYTALMVGRFIAGIGVGYALVIAPIYAAEIAPASSRGLLSSLPEIFINTGVMLSYVSNFAFSALPAHLAWRLMFAAGVVPTVFLAAGVLTMPESPRWLAMKGRLDEAKAVLDRTSDTLAEAEQRLLEIEEVVNAGSNGAGGSNGGGGTWNEVATKAGVRRVLATVLALQFFQQASGIDSVVLYGPRVLAMAGVTSNTLLLGLNVLFGVAKAGSILIAMALADRVGRRPLLLVSTGGMTASLLVLGSVFAAFAGAKDDAAVAAVAVAAVVAFVCTFSVGFGPMAWVYSSEILPLRLRGQGAGLGTAMNRVMSGIVTMTFISLYGAITMAGAFYLYAAVAAASFVFIYTCLPETRGRNLEDMEQLFRTK, encoded by the exons ATGGAGCAGCAGCACGGGCAGGACTCCGAGGCTCCGCTGCTGGCCGCCTCGAAGCCCGATGGCgccgcgtcgtcgccgccgccccgcaacAGGTTCCCCTTCTTCTGTGCCGTGCTCGCCTCCATGACCTCCGTCCTCATGGGCTACA ACGTGGCGGTGATGAGCGGGGCGCAGATCTTCATGGCGGAAGACCTTGGGGTGAGCGACACGCAGATTGAGCTGCTCTCCGGTGCCATCAACATCTACTCGCTCGTCGGCGCGCTGCTCGCTGGCTGGACCTCCGACCGCCTCGGCCGCCGCCTCACCATTGTGCTCACCAACGGCTTCTTCCTCGTTGGCCCGCTTATCATGACGCTCGCCGGCGGGTACACGGCGCTCATGGTGGGGCGCTTCATCGCTGGAATCGGCGTCGGTTACGCGCTCGTAATCGCGCCGATCTACGCTGCCGAGATCGCGCCGGCCTCCTCCCGCGGCCTTCTCAGCTCCCTTCCCGAG ATTTTTATCAACACCGGGGTGATGCTGAGCTACGTTTCCAACTTCGCCTTCTCGGCGTTGCCAGCGCACCTGGCGTGGCGGCTGATGTTCGCGGCCGGGGTTGTGCCCACCGTGTTTCTGGCGGCTGGCGTgctcaccatgccggagtcgccgCGGTGGCTGGCGATGAAGGGCCGGCTGGACGAGGCGAAAGCCGTGCTCGACAGGACGTCGGACACGCTCGCCGAGGCCGAGCAGCGTCTGCTGGAGATCGAGGAGGTTGTCAACGCCGGCAGCAACGGCGCCGGCGGGAgcaacggcggtggcggcacgTGGAATGAGGTGGCGACCAAGGCCGGCGTCAGGCGCGTGCTGGCCACAGTTCTGGCGCTGCAGTTCTTCCAGCAGGCGTCGGGCATCGACTCGGTGGTGCTCTacggcccgcgcgtgctcgccatGGCCGGCGTCACTTCTAACACCCTCCTCCTGGGCCTCAACGTCCTCTTCGGCGTGGCCAAGGCGGGCTCGATCCTGATCGCCATGGCGCTCGCCGACCGCGTCGGCCGGCGCCCTCTGCTACTGGTGAGCACCGGCGGCATGACGGCGTCCCTGCTGGTCCTGGGCTCCGTGTTCGCTGCTTTCGCCGGCGCCAAGGACGACGCGGCGGTggccgccgtggccgtggccgctGTGGTGGCGTTCGTCTGCACCTTCTCCGTCGGGTTCGGGCCTATGGCATGGGTGTACAGCTCGGAGATCCTCCCTCTGCGGCTGCGCGGACAGGGCGCCGGGCTCGGCACCGCCATGAACCGCGTGATGAGCGGCATCGTCACCATGACCTTCATCTCGCTCTACGGGGCCATCACCATGGCCGGCGCATTCTACCTTTATGCCGCCGTCGCGGCTGCCTCGTTCGTGTTCATCTACACCTGCCTGCCGGAGACCAGGGGCCGGAACCTCGAGGACATGGAGCAGCTTTTCCGCACAAAATGA